tagagttttcaaaatccaaatgtacataaaaatcatattaatatttctattttgaccGCTGCAGTTATCGGTCCAAACAGTCAGAGTGTCAATGCtgcttttattgagctcttcatttGCCCAGGTAAACAAACAAGAAGCCATCTCACTTCCACCTCTACCTGCAGTGGTCTCATTCCAAATCATGCACCACGTTTTCTTTCCACTACTGTCGTCAATGGTGTAGTTTAGAGTCCAGAGCTTTCTCAAGTAGAAGCTTTGACAGTTTGTGAGAGCTGGAGTAGGAAGACACTTCTGTAGGTCTGccataacaactttaaatttttcatttccttgTCCCAAAAGcttatcttcttttttcaaatggTATCTACGTGCTGCTTCATCTAGATGCTTCTGCTTTTctgcttgaaggttttctttttgctcaccgtttgcattctttaattggcaatcaattctgtcacaaaaatcacatgtgtcattgtctggcaaatgaaatgacaaattgtattctctattgaaaatttctgaaaataaccatttcttttcgggtttgatatttttttctttacattcattttcatacatggtatacattatggaaatgtttaaatcattacccaagtattttttgtttgtcctttCCCTACTATAGTGACTTTCATATGCTGGATATTTTGATATGTGGTTTCTTATGATATCCTTTGCTGTCTCTGGTATTTTGTTTCCTGGTACATGTTTGCCACGATGGTCTGGTTCAACCATACCAGTACTTTGGGTTTTTAAGAGAGCAAacttaacaaatgtttctgatattactagtgtgttcaagaaaaattgtttgcaaactttttcaaaattgttatcccatttgagaaaataagtatggCTGTTTTTTCTACTATTTCTAGAACCATCTCTTTGTCGTGACCTGGCTATTGGCTTGGTTGTAATACAAGAAACTATATACTGGCGTTTAGAACTTAAGTTTCTTTCACTATTATAATAGTCAGAATGAATGTGTACTCTTTGTGCATGACTTATGCGCTGAGAGCATTTCAAGCGACAAGTAGTTTTACAAGGAGGTCTTAAAgttctttcttttacaatatctCCTTTAGAGTTGACATGCTCTTTTCCAGAAATTCGTCCCtgctttctaatgttttttttccactttttttcattccttattctttttcttcctttatttttaggTTGAGTAACTATCGGTAACTCGCTCTCCGTGTCATCTGAATCGGTGTATGGTACCagaggtattatattattattatttgctgtagtaTTTGTACTTACAGATTGACTTTGTACTTGTTCTAAATCGTTACTTAAAGTTGAATCACTCTCTGAACCTGAAGGTGGAGTGTATGTTGGATCATCGATGTCATTCTCAAATAGGTCGCTCACAGAAGATAGCGCATCATCTAAATCTTCCAGTGTTGTCGATGCTCCAGATTCTTGTTCCATGTTTGTCACTTGTGTTATCGTCTCTAGCTCCCATTcatttgactctgaaaaataaattgttaagatattttgaatatttaattttatttaagtgttttgcttttaataacATAGAGCTTTCTTTCCTACAAGTGTTCCCAGCCTTCAAGAAATAGAGAAATTCACTCGGTtttgtccaatttattttaattttttaaattgatgttccgccaaaacattgattagttcattatatagatagcctacacaaagaatgtggatataaaaaatattatatcgttaaagtggatttctattgaatttttatcatgtttttggtaattatgtgtaatttactcgTCACTCACGAAGTTTTTcatattgaagtataatttctGTTAAACATGTAGAATGTTAAATTAGGTAGAATAACAAGTCGGAAAGACAAAGAACCCCTAAGAATATAACTATTATCGTATGAAATTAATGCTCTCTGTCCCTACCGACTACAGCATTTACAGTCTAATGACAATGTACTAGGTCTAGGCCCAGCTTAACACGATTGAAATGGAACCTAAATTATTGCTAGGGTAGGCTAAAGCCCCCGAGTAAATACCTGCTACAATATGGTTAAATGGTTAAACATAacagtaatttacacaaaaaagatttttataacaaccataaatttactgaaatttatttaaactgagccTAGAGTATTATGTACCTACTAATCTCACCTGGTTCTACTggagttgaaatgaaattaagaagATGTACGTCTTTACTAGTTTCTCTTTCAACTTGGATATTTTCACTTTCATGCATGTTAAAATTCCATTAGGTTGAGTCATTGTCAGGTAAAACGAGGATGGATGTGCAATCTGGATTCAAtacctagaaataaaattgaaaatcaaacataCACTTAGGCCTACTTCTCCtattggcacaacaatgttctaaacctaggctaataataataataataataaaaattgttccttGAGGTCTGAGTATAAAATTcgaattttactttaagttttacatattgttagcttgtaaacatatttaaaaaatacttacttttaattcGGTTAAAGTCGGTGAAGGAGTGGAATTTCTTCGTGGAACTTCTACTGATTGATTGCTAGGACAATCATTAGTTTCAGGTTTCAGATTATCTTCAGTGAACGTattaaggtttttcaatttggaaagTATAAACTTTCCCTTACTTTCCATATTAAtaccaaaacgttttgttaaaagtagaataaaactttgattagtaCAGCTCAGTCCTAACCTCAATAATCTCTCTAATAGCAGGCAGCAGCAATATCAACAGTATTATTGACAGTCATCAGCTGTTCAGAAAACAGGACTTGAGACTAAATGAGTATAGTGGCTAGGGCCAGACAATGGCAAGTCCATTTTGTGGACTTAGGTTTTTGCTGAAATGCTCAATGTTCAGAACCATAACATCATAGGTGGAGTTAAGTTTGTCTGGTTCTGATATACCTCAGGACTTAGACTCATATAACCtttgataaatcataaaaatagaatttttagcgGAGTTACGATGGTATGGCTggatgtaaaatgaaattttaagaacatacgtgcaataacctaaaaaataagaaattttggaCTTAGGCTCATATGGTTCTGAGGTACAGAAATTAGGGATTAATATTGGctatacaaattaaacaaataatttcaccACCATTACAAGGAAAAGTAATAACTACTGTGTAGGGATACTTATATACTAGATCAAagtgtacatattttatacacactAAAACCAAGGTAAACTACTTTTCTCAGCAAAACTAATACAACTTAAGGCCTCAAATATTGGCTTATCAatcaaataagaaattaataattcattatcgTCCTGAATATTCCATTTACCATTCAAAAAAgcatcaataattttaaagtctCCTCTAGAGTTAACAGGTAAAACAAGAGAATGGTCAATTTTTCGAATTACATCTTCCTctccataaaatatttcatctttttGGGCAGGCCACCTCCAATTCTTGCCATTCAGTGACATAGCATTGACTTTGATCTTGATATTACTACCAGTTTCAGAATCCTTGAAACCAGTTATTGTTCCTGGAAAGTAGGACCCCTCATAATGAACAATAACATAATCATCAATTCTAAATTCTTGTACCACAATATTTGCATTAGTATGAGAATTCTTCTTTGAATCACTTCAAGAAGGCCTGTTGTCACTCTTCTTATCTTCAATCATGGTATCGCCCAAAACTAAATCGGCTTCTGAAATCAACTCATTAAAagacaaatcaaaattattaccAGCCTCAATCTGCAAGTCTATAGCTTCATCTATTTCAACATTGTTTATTGATAGGCCTATGTCATTGTTTAAGGTTTCTGTTTCTTCACCTTCCTTCTTGTTCTTTGTTTTCAtctttttaacttcttttttaagAGTCTTCCTTCTTTTGCCAGCTGCAAGTTTTTCTACCCCAGTCTCTTGGTTATTTGTGTGAAGGTTTTCATCACTTACGTCTTTTTTCCTCTTTGATTTTTCTCTTTCTTTCTCATACTTTTGGACTTCCTCAAGAGACACACTCTTCCCTGGTACAACAggcatttgatattttttacccCTCTGAGTTGGAATTAAGTCTTCTGATCGAATACTATTTATATAGGTTTGGAACTCTTCGCCAACAAGTTTGTGGAGACTTTCTTGTGATGAATCTGTATATTTTGGCAATTTATTTAAGACACGATGCCTATCAACAGGAAAAATGCCAGTTGACTCGAATCCTTTTTTAATGTTACTATCCAATTTTGGAGCTATTCCCTCAATGGTCTTCTTCAGTAAGCAGGAGAAATATCTATTTGGCATGGTCACACTAATTTTTCCTTGAGGTGAATCGCGCCACATTTTAAGGACCATACGCCATTGAGTTTTCATTGGAGAAAACAGTGAAACGTCAAGAGGCTGAAGTAAGTGTGTAGAATTGGGTACTAAAAACACTAGAGAAATGTTATGTTCTTTGCATCGCCTCAATACAGTCATGCTTACATTGGCGGATAGGTTGTCACCTATTAAAAGTTTTTTCCCTATAGTTTTTTGGCATGAGGAAGAAAGTGGCTCCCAAACCAATCTTCAAAAATGGTCATGTCCATCTATCCGGATTTAGAAACATTCATTCTTGAACCTACAGGGGCTTCAAGGATCCAattagacatttttgttttttcccttaaatacaaaataaggaGGTATCAATTTCCCGTTCGCACTTCCACAAAACTTGACAGTGTAACATGATTTTGTACTGTTTCTGATAATTTCTGGGTGCCTGTTAGAGCGGCGAAAAATGTGTTTACTCTTTTTAGGGTTGTCATGGAACCCAGTTTCAtcgtagttaaaaatattttcagggGGTACTCCTGCAATTTCTTTTTCCAATTGGTCATAGAAGTTGTTTAGAGAAGTTGCATCAACTTGTGCTCTCTTTctagaaatatttattccaaaacaaTTCTTCAGTTCGGGATGTCGAGCTATGAAGCTTTCCCCCCAGTCCCATCCTGGCATGTTGTTATTGAACACACTAACAGTTTTTTGTTGGTTGTCCAGATAGTTCTTTATCACACACCGTAGATCATACATTGTAAATGGTTGTCCCATATCACTTATAGCCAACGCATGTTCCTTAAAAATGTTCTCTTCCAGGTCTGTAAAGACTAGAGGCCTACCTACATTTTTGCTATGGCGGTTTCGTAGTTTGTTCTTCAGAGTGTTTCTCGGGATACCATAATCCCTGGAGGCttgtttaatagcttttttaccACTTCTTATGTCATCCAGAGCCTGGTTGAGTTGTTGCTCTGTATATCGTGACTTTGTCCCATACTGCCGAGTACCAGGAACAGCTGTATATTTCTTGGATCTCTTTAATCTAACTGTGACTGAGTTATTCAGGGCCTGAAAAAACAACACCTGCAGTactattgataataaatattgaaatcattGGCATAAAGTGTATATTTGGTATAAGGTATTGGTATAAGTGTGTATTTTATAACcaagaataatttatatgttatgaaaaataaatcagCCAAACTTGGACTCTGGGGTCAATCTTTAACAGACATCTGGACAACTTTTCAACGTTTCACTGAAAGTTTCACTGAAAATAGTCAATTTGGTGCTAAGTTGCTAAGaaccttaattttaattaaaaaactgtaatatctTACCTGATTGTTATcagttttcattttcttaaatatctactgaagaataaaattaaagttgattCAGAAACTGGTGAAAAACCaacatttaattgaaaagtaaaacaCAGCAGACTGACAGAGGCACTGTGTTTTGTATGACTTCAATGGCAGTTCCCTCCAATACGATCAAAGAAGAACTAATGTTAggttaaaaaaaactaagcatATGATCAGAGCTATCAGCTGACATTTTTTCCCCTATAAATCACAAAgcatattgtttttttctaaatttaaactaaacatgtgGTCAGGGGGTCAAAGTTTCCTGGCTTTGCAAAGTTAGCCTGATTGACTGTTACTATTGATTTTCATAACTTCACAGTGATTTtcaactttaacaattttaaactgcaaatattcttttttaagcTTGGTTTGATCAAAACAGTCTTGTTCtctaaattattaacttttttaccgCCAGGCCATAAGGCACATATTTGTATGTGACAGCCAAAGATACCGACATGGGTGGAAGCTTAGATTAAGGCatcaaattgttaaaattcaattacatgtgggttgaaaaaataaattatgaaactgtaaatatgtTATGTGTCAATAGCTGTGTATTAAGCCTCGGAACATTGCTGTACAAGTTTAGTTGTTTAGGAAGTTATCTTGAGTCTGGGCATTGGGCTTTTGAACGTTTGCTtgagtaaacaaaattttttcttggTATCAAATCTTTTTGAAATATCTTAGGATATTGAAGTAAACCTAAAATTTTTCTTGCcaaaaatgtgtacatttttctattttgcatctaataaaaaattattttagcgagttaaaaactaatataatgatttaacaaatctactaatttatttatttgacaacttCAAAATGTACTTTTCAAAGAATCACTACCCTCAGTATGATatgatatacaatattgaaatgatacattaaaaatagCTGAGAGTTTTCATCATTTTAGCAATAATGTATGTATTGCTGTGTCATAAACTTAATTGAgcaaatgatatataatattaaaaattgcttatataaatttatataaacactgcCAAATCTAAATTTTACACATAAGTAATATTATACAACTTAACATGTCACATATATTCTAGTGGATGGATGGGTTGTATAGGCAATtgtaattatgaaaatgttttaaataatgtaaacagttataaaataataataatgcaatgaGTGTTACATTGTATGCAAATAATTTTGTActcttattttaaaaagaaacccccaaatttcaaatttttccatACTTCTTATCCTTGGTAGTATAAAAGTTCAAATTCAAAaggtttcagtttaaaattataaattgcaattagaGTTTAATGTGCTCCTTTTGTTTGACCTATTGGTTGACGGTATCTAGCCACGAGTctaaaacgtttcaaaaatttaatagtatACAGTTGTTCATGCTAACTTTGATCCCCTCTACCCCCATTTTTCCTTGcaataaactcaattttaattatatgtagcttttaatttgatttaaccCTTTCCGATCTGTATTGTGTTTTTAGAAATGTCCTTTCGGGTCTCcggttgttgttaatatttattaatttattatttaatttttatttattattattatgacagctgccaaattagcccctttacagctaccttggtggcagtaaaatttgttaagtttttacagtttatttaattaatgttatgtaccttgtacttattttgttctatttatatttttagcccctatatgggttaagacctctttacagtctttcccttgttacatgtattgttatctagttctaaggttattttaaattatttactcaactaCTTGCTttcattcctatttatattttttcttatagaatgtaatctatgtttgcctaattgacaccaccaaatacgagtaggtgccaattttctcttgagggcgatgataaccgctgcgtttttcgccccttatattaaaaaaaaaaaaaaaaaaaacctttcggGTCTGTTGGCCAGCTGTGCTGGTCATCCATGGCTGCCGCGCAGTCAACTCTGAACAAACAACGCCATTGCACCCAGCTAGGTTTGAGCCTCTTTTCATACTTACTTCGTATTGAAGACAAGgtaaggggtttttaaaaattaaaaggacaAGTGGGTTTTAAATGACAATAATGTAATtgacttataaaattaaagtctAAGGCTTTACAATGTaagtatttagaataaaattaaataagtacatacatttataattaatgttaaaaaactagctaaaaaaattggaaaaaatttgtacattttcttttggcaattttgaaaagaaattaatttttaaaatttttttcagtgTGATATATCTCAAAGCATATTCCGGCACATAGTCCAGGCTTGTTTTGACAGGTTTTACAAAAGAATTTGGTACGTTTTCTAGCTCCTGGTGTGTTTCTGTCACTGCACACTGCACAGTCTTTCGTTTGTCTATTTTCAAGTGGGTACATAAAGTGGAGTGTGCCGTCTAATCGTTGTTCTTCTATTGTGTCTGATGGTCtgcgtttgttgttgttttttactgCTGCTGTTAATTGTTTGACAAATTTCTTTCTAAATTGTCTTTGTTGCACTTGTTCTTTTTTTGGCTTGTTGATGTTAAATAAGATCAACGAATTGACTATGCTGGTTTCGAGCAGCCAAAAGAATATCTTACGCCACCACTTTATGGTCTTTCTAATGAATGTATATGAGGATATGTACTGATCGGTTAGATCCACACCACCCATATGTTCATTATACATACAGATCACAGTTGGTTTTACTACATTCTCTACAATATTGCCCTTTTGTATTCTCCTCACAGTCTGTGTTGATGCATCATAAAGAGTAGACAGCATGGTCACGTCATTAACGTCTTTccaaattaatacagaaaacTTATTCTCTTTACGATAGGCCTTTATGTCTCCTTTCTTAAGTTTAATTAGTGGTCTTAcctgtttgtgtttatttacttttgagtGGTTAACCTTTCTCATTTACCTTATTTGACGTGGTAATCCTTTTCTATTGCGCATGACAGTACCAGTGATGTGGATTCTTTGTTATAAAGTTCTGAGGCTAACTGTAAATTAGTATAGAACCTGTCTGTGTAAATATGTAAACCTTCACATGTGCCATAGTCTTGCTCCAGTTTTTGGATTAAGTGCAATACAATCCTACTTGTAACACCTAGATCTGCTCGGGGCATGTTAACAGTGGTATATTTTCCTAAATAGGGCTCTAAAGCTAAAATATACCCTGACTTTGATTCGGACATTACAAAGATCTTAACCCCCCCATTCGTTGGGCTTGTCTTTATTGTATACTTTGAAATGTACTCGGCCTTTGAAAGTTACTGTGCTCTCATCTACGCTGACGTTATGTTCAGGAACATATAATTTCCTGAACTTCTTATCCAAATATAAGACTACTCTACGGACTTTCCCTGACCGTGTATGGTACCTGCTACTGGACCAGTCATTGGGGGACTAATGTGCAGATTCCAGAATATCTGCCTGAATCTGTTTTTGGAgaaggtatttttaaaaaagggctgAAAATCGATGTAGTCGTCAGAGAAGTAATCTTGTAATTCAGGTTTGGGATTCAACCCCATATTAATGAGTACTCCCAGAAAGGCCTTTAGTTCTGGAAGAGTGACGTCCTTCCAGGTCCaccaaattgaattttttttaaaggggtatttttaagtattttctcCCTTGCATAACGATTTGTCTCATTCATTATTTCAGTTAACAATTCGTccgtaaaaaataattggaagtATTCCATCTCAGTTGTAGGCATTGAACCTGTAGGTGGCTTGAAGCCTGGAGTGTTAGTATAAGTAAATTGGTCAAAACTTACATCATTTGCTGTCCATTCCCTCCAGCCATCTTCATCCTCTTCCTCGTCACCTTCATCCTGTTGATCACTGCCTCCACCTACCTCAGCTTGTTCTTCGTCCTGGACTTGGTCTCCTTCATCTTGATTGTCGGTCAACACATCATCTTCTATAGATTCATTGGGTTGTTGTATTAAACATTCTGCTGCATTGTCAACATGTCTATCACTATTTACACAATCAAACATGTCACTAATATCACCCAATTCATTTACAAGTTCTTGTTCGAACACTTCTTCAATATTAGAATTGATGTCACTATCGTGATCAGAATCACTAGGACAACCATTATCTTCCCAGTCCAAAGCACTTCGTATGTCATCAGAATTGTCAGCAATATTATTGCTCATAGTTtcaatataataacttatttacaaatCAATATACTGTCtcagaataa
The nucleotide sequence above comes from Homalodisca vitripennis isolate AUS2020 unplaced genomic scaffold, UT_GWSS_2.1 ScUCBcl_475;HRSCAF=2560, whole genome shotgun sequence. Encoded proteins:
- the LOC124370749 gene encoding uncharacterized protein LOC124370749, with the protein product MHESENIQVERETSKDVHLLNFISTPVEPESNEWELETITQVTNMEQESGASTTLEDLDDALSSVSDLFENDIDDPTYTPPSGSESDSTLSNDLEQVQSQSVSTNTTANNNNIIPLVPYTDSDDTESELPIVTQPKNKGRKRIRNEKKWKKNIRKQGRISGKEHVNSKGDIVKERTLRPPCKTTCRLKCSQRISHAQRVHIHSDYYNSERNLSSKRQYIVSCITTKPIARSRQRDGSRNSRKNSHTYFLKWDNNFEKVCKQFFLNTLVISETFVKFALLKTQSTGMVEPDHRGKHVPGNKIPETAKDIIRNHISKYPAYESHYSRERTNKKYLGNDLNISIMYTMYENECKEKNIKPEKKWLFSEIFNREYNLSFHLPDNDTCDFCDRIDCQLKNANGEQKENLQAEKQKHLDEAARRYHLKKEDKLLGQGNEKFKVVMADLQKCLPTPALTNCQSFYLRKLWTLNYTIDDSSGKKTWCMIWNETTAGRGGSEMASCLFTWANEELNKSSIDTLTVWTDNCSGQNRNINMIFMYIWILKTLPNINEINHKFLLAGHTHMEVDGKHGLIERAKKHLKTNTIFTTNDWANFIASCSNKNPFIVKKMSLEHFLDFLSLTNKDGPLINRKKNTIGEPFLISNTVWLQVRREELGILYYKTSFDDVDFKSVDLRRNKRKETIMPESVPKLRSEKRKISNEKFRDLMTILQWVPEEYKAYFENLPHGASENDFPDISSTLLD